A portion of the Deltaproteobacteria bacterium genome contains these proteins:
- a CDS encoding amidophosphoribosyltransferase: MNNRSESNQKTWKDECGVVGIWNHQHASRIAYLSLYAIQHRGQESAGIVTLDVGTQHVHKGLGLVSDVFDDSTLDSLTGRAAIGHVRYSTTGFNQMANAQPLQSNLLNGPVAVAHNGNIVNASPVKERLKSEGSIFQGTNDTEVILHLIAKYPSSDLIECLKSGLSELEGAFSLTVLSHKSLIAARDPHGFRPLVLGKLTDPSGQHGFVVASETCALDLVGAKYVREIEPGEIWWVDEAGEHSVRFAASKAKHSCVFEHVYFARPDSIVFGESVYEVRKRAGHLLAEQDRAEGKINFDVVIPVPDSGVPAALGYSVSSGRPFELGIIRNHYIGRTFIQPHQAIRDFGVKIKLNPQSAVLNGKRVVVLDDSLVRGTTSKKIISLIRAAGAKEVHLRIAAPPTVSPCYYGVDTPEKSQLIASKQTVEEICSFVGADSLRYLSLEGLMSAVRGDKGGYCAACFDGKYPTPLFGLDTIPKGNVRGL; this comes from the coding sequence ATGAACAATCGGTCTGAGAGTAATCAGAAAACTTGGAAGGATGAGTGTGGTGTCGTTGGAATTTGGAACCACCAACATGCCAGTCGCATTGCCTATCTTTCGCTTTATGCTATTCAGCATCGTGGTCAGGAATCAGCAGGGATTGTTACTCTCGACGTGGGCACACAGCATGTTCACAAGGGCTTAGGCTTGGTTTCGGACGTCTTTGACGATTCAACTTTAGATAGTCTTACGGGACGTGCGGCGATTGGCCACGTTCGATACTCAACAACGGGTTTTAATCAAATGGCGAACGCGCAGCCTCTGCAGTCAAACCTTTTGAATGGACCCGTCGCCGTTGCTCACAACGGAAACATAGTGAACGCTAGTCCAGTCAAAGAAAGACTCAAATCTGAGGGCTCGATTTTTCAAGGGACCAACGATACGGAAGTTATTTTACATTTGATCGCAAAGTATCCGTCCTCCGATTTGATTGAATGTTTGAAGTCGGGACTTTCCGAACTTGAAGGGGCATTCAGTCTTACGGTGCTTTCGCATAAGTCGCTGATTGCAGCCCGGGACCCGCACGGTTTCCGGCCGTTGGTTCTTGGCAAACTCACAGATCCAAGCGGACAACACGGGTTCGTGGTTGCCAGTGAAACTTGCGCGCTTGATTTAGTAGGAGCAAAGTACGTTCGAGAAATCGAGCCGGGTGAAATCTGGTGGGTCGATGAAGCTGGTGAGCATTCGGTTCGGTTTGCGGCCTCGAAAGCAAAACATTCTTGTGTCTTTGAACACGTTTATTTTGCGAGGCCGGATTCCATTGTGTTTGGCGAAAGTGTTTACGAAGTAAGAAAACGCGCTGGCCATTTGTTAGCCGAGCAAGACCGAGCAGAAGGGAAAATTAATTTCGATGTCGTGATTCCGGTTCCCGATAGCGGTGTTCCGGCGGCGCTTGGTTACAGCGTATCCAGCGGTCGTCCATTCGAGCTCGGCATCATTCGTAACCACTATATAGGCCGAACTTTCATTCAGCCTCACCAGGCAATTCGCGACTTTGGCGTCAAGATTAAACTCAATCCGCAATCGGCTGTGTTAAATGGTAAGCGTGTTGTGGTCTTGGATGACTCTCTTGTACGAGGAACGACGTCGAAGAAAATTATTTCCCTGATCCGCGCTGCCGGTGCAAAAGAAGTCCATTTAAGAATCGCAGCACCTCCGACAGTCAGTCCTTGTTATTATGGCGTCGATACCCCAGAAAAATCTCAGTTAATTGCTTCGAAGCAGACTGTCGAAGAGATTTGCTCCTTCGTAGGGGCTGATTCATTGCGATATCTAAGTCTTGAAGGCTTGATGTCAGCGGTGCGCGGGGACAAAGGTGGATACTGCGCGGCCTGTTTTGATGGGAAATATCCGACCCCACTTTTCGGACTCGATACCATCCCGAAAGGAAATGTTCGTGGCCTTTAA
- a CDS encoding phosphoribosylformylglycinamidine synthase subunit PurS — protein sequence MGQAREFSFGITVMPRSEVLDTQGRAVEATLKREGEPVTSCRVGRFIELKVSALTITEAEAIAKKVSSGLLANTLIETFEMKLLN from the coding sequence ATGGGCCAAGCAAGGGAATTTAGTTTCGGCATAACTGTTATGCCACGCTCCGAAGTGTTGGACACACAAGGGCGAGCGGTTGAAGCAACGTTGAAGCGTGAAGGCGAGCCTGTGACGTCTTGCCGAGTAGGGCGCTTTATTGAATTGAAAGTCAGTGCGCTTACAATAACCGAAGCAGAGGCCATTGCTAAAAAGGTTTCCTCGGGCCTATTGGCAAATACGCTTATTGAAACTTTCGAAATGAAGCTTTTGAACTGA
- a CDS encoding phosphoribosylaminoimidazolesuccinocarboxamide synthase yields the protein MTSKYQRGEMFYEGKAKLLYRVVGHPELIWQEFKDSLTAFNAQKKGSFEEKGALNREISSLLFQELEKGGIRTHRVQDISSIAEVTKNLNMVKLELVVRNVLAGSTAKKFGLGEGTPMKKPMVEFYYKDDALADPFVSDDQALFLETAKSQGELDELKSFALKVNSILQPVMDKAGLTLIDFKIEAGRDATGVLHLADEISPDCCRLWDKKTGEKMDKDRFRRDLGGVAEAYREVCDRLKTALKN from the coding sequence ATGACATCAAAATATCAACGTGGTGAAATGTTTTATGAGGGGAAAGCCAAACTCCTTTATCGAGTCGTTGGGCATCCCGAACTCATTTGGCAAGAGTTCAAGGATTCGCTGACCGCTTTTAATGCGCAAAAAAAAGGTAGCTTCGAAGAAAAGGGAGCATTGAATCGCGAGATCAGTTCGCTTCTTTTTCAGGAGCTAGAAAAAGGTGGAATTCGCACTCACCGTGTTCAAGACATATCATCGATCGCGGAAGTAACTAAAAATCTGAATATGGTGAAGCTCGAATTGGTGGTCAGAAACGTATTGGCTGGTTCTACGGCGAAGAAGTTTGGGCTAGGCGAGGGCACGCCGATGAAAAAGCCAATGGTTGAGTTCTATTATAAAGACGATGCGCTGGCGGATCCTTTTGTCAGTGACGATCAAGCCTTGTTTCTAGAGACCGCTAAATCTCAAGGCGAGTTGGATGAACTTAAGTCCTTTGCGCTGAAAGTTAATTCTATTCTGCAGCCGGTGATGGATAAGGCAGGACTCACTTTGATCGATTTTAAGATAGAAGCCGGTCGTGACGCCACTGGAGTTCTTCACTTGGCTGACGAGATTTCCCCGGACTGCTGCCGACTTTGGGATAAGAAGACTGGTGAAAAAATGGACAAAGACCGCTTTCGACGTGATCTTGGCGGAGTCGCAGAGGCGTACCGTGAGGTTTGTGATCGTTTAAAAACTGCTTTGAAAAATTAA
- the purQ gene encoding phosphoribosylformylglycinamidine synthase subunit PurQ, whose amino-acid sequence MAKPRVGVVRFPGTNCDRDVFEAIGQSGAEPVWLWHADLFDARNFAALVLPGGFSYGDYLRSGALAARAVAMQSVREAAKHGVPILGICNGFQILCESGLLPGALTRNRGLRFIDSWVGLKKTGGKTPFGSSMARGDTLRIPIAHADGRFVADEATVASLQDRDQVWLKYSENPNGSIADIAGITNAEGNVAGLMPHPERAYHDWMGGSDGRKLLEIWK is encoded by the coding sequence GTGGCTAAACCGCGCGTAGGTGTTGTTCGATTTCCTGGTACCAATTGTGATCGCGACGTCTTTGAAGCTATTGGCCAAAGCGGAGCTGAACCCGTTTGGCTTTGGCATGCAGATTTGTTTGACGCTAGAAATTTCGCGGCACTGGTCTTACCTGGTGGTTTTTCTTACGGTGACTATCTGCGCAGTGGCGCGTTGGCGGCGCGCGCAGTTGCCATGCAGTCGGTTCGCGAAGCTGCCAAGCACGGAGTCCCTATTCTAGGGATCTGCAATGGCTTTCAAATTCTTTGCGAATCAGGACTACTTCCCGGTGCCCTCACCCGAAATCGTGGGCTTCGATTTATCGATAGCTGGGTGGGGTTAAAGAAGACGGGCGGAAAAACTCCATTCGGAAGTTCAATGGCACGTGGCGATACGCTTCGAATTCCGATCGCTCATGCTGATGGTCGTTTCGTTGCCGATGAAGCAACCGTTGCGAGTCTTCAGGATCGCGATCAAGTGTGGTTAAAATATTCTGAAAATCCGAATGGTTCTATTGCAGATATCGCGGGAATTACCAACGCCGAAGGTAATGTCGCAGGGCTAATGCCCCATCCTGAGCGAGCCTACCACGATTGGATGGGCGGTTCGGATGGCCGAAAACTTTTAGAGATATGGAAATAA
- a CDS encoding adenylosuccinate lyase translates to MISRYTRPDMANVFKPERRFDWMLKVEIAVAEAQAARGLIPHSAAKSIRDKAKFDVARIEEIEKTTKHDVIAFVSCVAENVGPDGRWIHFGLTSSDVLDTALSLQAMEAIDVLHSALKKLIAALQRRAQSEAETLCAGRTHGMHAEPTTFGMKLAGFWAEFRRHEERLTLAYDRVAIGKLSGAVGTYSTQTYEVEFEVCQKLGLKPETIATQVIPRDRLAEVFSALALLGGGIERLAVEMRHLQRTELSEAIEAFTAGQKGSSAMPHKKNPITAENLTGVARLLRSYAQASFENMALWHERDISHSSVERVIVPDAFILAHYGCERMTDLVNGLETQAEKMIENMNRSGGMLFSSHLLLALVETGMSREDAYSQVQRLSHGLKPGDQLRDAALSDAVVGKLVSKEIIDDVFSGRRHREAVRGALERAGLWSVK, encoded by the coding sequence ATGATTTCCCGGTATACCCGCCCCGATATGGCCAATGTGTTTAAACCCGAGCGACGTTTTGACTGGATGTTGAAAGTTGAAATCGCTGTGGCCGAAGCTCAAGCAGCTAGAGGATTGATTCCGCATTCTGCAGCGAAGTCGATTCGCGACAAAGCGAAGTTCGATGTCGCAAGAATTGAAGAAATTGAAAAGACCACGAAGCACGATGTGATTGCCTTTGTTTCTTGCGTTGCCGAAAACGTTGGTCCGGATGGCCGTTGGATACACTTTGGCCTCACGTCGAGCGATGTGCTCGATACCGCTCTTAGCCTCCAAGCCATGGAGGCTATTGATGTCCTTCACTCGGCTTTAAAAAAGTTGATTGCAGCTCTTCAGCGTCGAGCCCAGTCGGAGGCTGAAACTCTTTGTGCTGGTCGGACGCATGGAATGCACGCGGAACCGACTACTTTTGGAATGAAGCTTGCGGGTTTTTGGGCCGAGTTTCGAAGGCACGAAGAACGCCTTACGCTTGCGTATGATCGCGTCGCAATCGGAAAACTTTCTGGCGCTGTAGGCACCTATTCGACTCAGACTTATGAAGTCGAATTTGAAGTTTGCCAAAAGCTTGGGCTGAAGCCCGAGACGATTGCGACGCAAGTGATTCCCCGAGATCGCCTCGCGGAAGTGTTTTCTGCATTGGCACTACTCGGTGGCGGTATTGAACGTCTTGCAGTTGAAATGAGACACCTTCAAAGAACCGAGTTATCTGAAGCGATCGAGGCTTTTACAGCTGGACAGAAAGGCTCGAGTGCGATGCCTCACAAAAAAAATCCGATCACAGCGGAGAACTTAACAGGTGTAGCGCGACTTTTGAGATCATACGCTCAGGCGTCCTTTGAAAATATGGCGCTTTGGCATGAACGAGACATAAGTCACTCATCTGTTGAACGCGTGATCGTTCCCGATGCTTTCATTTTGGCGCATTATGGCTGCGAGCGCATGACGGACTTGGTGAATGGTCTTGAAACTCAGGCTGAAAAAATGATTGAAAACATGAATCGTTCCGGAGGAATGTTGTTTAGTTCCCATTTGCTATTGGCATTGGTTGAGACGGGCATGTCGAGGGAAGATGCGTATTCTCAGGTGCAGCGCTTGAGCCACGGATTGAAACCTGGTGATCAGCTTCGCGACGCAGCTCTTTCGGATGCCGTAGTTGGAAAGTTAGTATCAAAAGAAATAATCGACGACGTGTTCTCTGGACGCCGCCATCGCGAAGCTGTGCGGGGCGCCCTGGAGCGTGCAGGACTGTGGAGCGTGAAATGA
- a CDS encoding UDP-N-acetylmuramate:L-alanyl-gamma-D-glutamyl-meso-diaminopimelate ligase has protein sequence MINSDAKTADRQPVKNIELKPGAHVHFMGICGTAMASLAGLLHSRGYKVTGSDQNVYPPMSTQLEGLGIYIMNGYKRENLNSNPDLVIVGNVISKKYDEAQALLESKIPFTSLPQAMGALVIEDRHCIVVAGTHGKTTTTALNSFIADELNLKPGFMIGGIPKNFGQSYRNAEGNWFVIEGDEYDTAFFDKVPKFVHYRPRSVILNSVEFDHADIYRDLEHVKQAFLMLLDLIPKGGVLVACEDEETIRDLLKRRKSVLENKDIAIVTFGLNSGAYRASDIEAVPVEITGTQEAATRLGTRFTLNRPNGPAIKIDIPMIGSYNVKNAIASIALWEHLGYPAEKTAPLLKDFAGVKRRQEVLGSPGGVTIIEDFAHHPTAVRETIKTVQSQYPKAHVFSVFEARSATSRRNVFQTEYADAFIDAKTQSLILPPPFNLAGLPEGDRFSMELLLSTIQSKGVDAKVLGNADAIVSDLKSRAKRGDVILVMSNGGFDGIYQKLLNAF, from the coding sequence ATGATAAATTCAGACGCCAAGACAGCCGATCGACAGCCAGTCAAAAATATCGAACTTAAACCCGGGGCCCATGTTCATTTCATGGGAATTTGCGGCACAGCGATGGCGTCGCTCGCAGGCCTCCTTCACTCGCGAGGATACAAAGTAACAGGATCAGACCAAAACGTGTATCCGCCAATGTCGACACAACTAGAAGGTCTCGGCATCTATATCATGAATGGGTACAAGCGAGAAAATTTGAATTCCAATCCTGACTTGGTGATCGTCGGCAATGTCATCTCAAAAAAATATGACGAGGCTCAAGCTTTACTTGAAAGCAAAATTCCGTTTACAAGCTTACCTCAAGCAATGGGAGCATTGGTCATTGAAGACCGACACTGCATTGTTGTTGCCGGTACACATGGAAAAACAACGACAACCGCACTCAATTCGTTCATCGCCGACGAACTAAACTTAAAACCTGGATTTATGATTGGCGGCATTCCAAAAAATTTCGGCCAGAGCTATAGAAACGCCGAAGGAAACTGGTTCGTAATTGAAGGAGACGAATACGACACGGCCTTCTTTGATAAAGTACCAAAGTTCGTTCATTACCGACCGCGAAGTGTGATTCTAAATTCTGTTGAGTTCGATCACGCCGACATTTATCGCGACCTCGAGCATGTTAAGCAGGCTTTTCTGATGCTGTTAGATTTGATCCCCAAAGGCGGCGTCTTAGTAGCCTGCGAAGACGAGGAAACCATTCGCGACCTATTAAAACGGCGAAAATCGGTACTCGAGAACAAAGACATTGCGATAGTTACTTTTGGACTAAATAGCGGCGCCTATCGCGCAAGCGATATCGAGGCAGTGCCCGTTGAAATTACGGGAACCCAAGAAGCTGCAACGAGACTGGGAACTCGGTTCACACTCAATCGTCCCAATGGACCCGCAATCAAAATCGATATTCCGATGATTGGTTCGTACAACGTTAAAAATGCGATCGCCTCGATTGCCCTTTGGGAGCATCTCGGATACCCCGCAGAAAAGACGGCTCCACTGTTAAAAGACTTTGCTGGAGTCAAACGCCGGCAGGAAGTTCTCGGCTCACCCGGTGGTGTTACGATCATCGAGGATTTCGCCCATCATCCCACAGCAGTTCGAGAAACCATCAAGACCGTTCAATCTCAGTACCCAAAGGCCCACGTCTTTTCCGTTTTTGAAGCGAGGTCTGCAACATCGCGCAGAAATGTATTTCAGACGGAATACGCTGACGCCTTTATAGACGCAAAGACACAAAGCTTAATTTTACCCCCACCATTTAATCTTGCCGGACTCCCCGAGGGCGACCGTTTTTCGATGGAACTTTTACTGTCCACGATCCAGAGCAAAGGTGTCGATGCGAAGGTTTTGGGAAATGCCGATGCGATTGTGAGCGACTTAAAGTCGCGTGCTAAGCGCGGCGACGTCATTCTCGTTATGTCCAACGGCGGCTTCGACGGAATCTATCAAAAGCTTCTGAATGCCTTTTGA
- a CDS encoding LD-carboxypeptidase, protein MAFKVWQALKRGDIVDVVAPGFRSTDAEVQAGVQFLEGWGLRPRLPRDLFGEDVLSSNTDIKRLKHLEAAFSSKSSKAIWCLRGGYGSIRLIPGLMKIKKPLMVKPLLGISDVTTLQLFLEMKWKWPSLQAPLLDRLGRVIDPSVAQGRPMPIQSQIDELKQIVFGETFEVRHQGLTQLGKANQIKLLSKRTQSGLIEGPVTGGNLLTFASANGTSVHPTTEGKILYFEDVGERGYRVDRWLVQLVQTGIISKKTKAVIFGEFIEGDEKSGRSLVPDVLGRFSETAAFDMGVPVFTGIQCGHGVNQRVVPLGTFARLNLREGELVVATGAAHKPKGKMK, encoded by the coding sequence GTGGCCTTTAAAGTTTGGCAGGCATTGAAAAGGGGCGACATCGTTGATGTTGTTGCTCCGGGGTTTCGATCGACAGATGCAGAAGTTCAAGCCGGCGTTCAGTTTCTAGAAGGATGGGGACTTCGACCAAGATTACCCCGCGATCTCTTCGGCGAAGATGTGCTGTCATCGAATACAGATATTAAGCGTTTGAAGCATCTTGAAGCCGCGTTTTCATCAAAGTCCTCGAAAGCAATCTGGTGTTTGCGAGGTGGCTATGGATCGATTCGCCTTATCCCGGGACTCATGAAAATAAAGAAACCGCTCATGGTTAAACCCCTTCTTGGAATTAGCGACGTCACCACGCTTCAGCTGTTTCTCGAAATGAAGTGGAAGTGGCCTTCTCTGCAAGCCCCTCTTTTAGATCGGTTGGGAAGAGTGATCGATCCAAGCGTGGCGCAGGGGCGACCGATGCCGATTCAGTCACAGATTGATGAGCTAAAACAAATCGTCTTTGGCGAAACATTTGAAGTTCGTCACCAAGGTCTTACGCAGCTTGGAAAAGCGAATCAGATAAAACTTCTTTCAAAACGGACGCAATCTGGCCTTATAGAAGGACCTGTCACGGGTGGAAACTTGTTAACGTTTGCCAGCGCAAACGGCACATCTGTGCATCCGACGACAGAAGGAAAGATTTTGTATTTCGAAGATGTTGGCGAACGTGGCTATCGCGTGGATCGTTGGTTGGTTCAGCTGGTGCAAACCGGGATCATTTCAAAGAAAACCAAAGCTGTTATTTTCGGCGAATTTATTGAAGGTGACGAGAAGAGTGGTCGGTCTTTGGTGCCCGATGTTTTAGGTCGATTTTCTGAAACCGCAGCGTTTGACATGGGAGTTCCCGTGTTCACTGGCATTCAATGTGGTCATGGCGTTAATCAGAGAGTCGTTCCTCTAGGCACATTCGCTCGGCTGAATCTTCGCGAAGGCGAGCTTGTTGTTGCAACCGGTGCCGCTCACAAGCCGAAAGGTAAGATGAAGTGA
- the purL gene encoding phosphoribosylformylglycinamidine synthase subunit PurL encodes MGQDARTNDDLETKLKHYRLNRDEHRRMAGLLGREPAGVEWALFSAMWSEHCSYKSSRVHLKGIFNNSPRVLQSFGENAGVVDLGEGERVAFKIESHNHPSFIEPYQGAATGVGGILRDIFTMGARPIAIADYLCFGRPQAERMEKIVDGVVRGIGGYGNPVGVPTITGQTEFDSSYDKNVLVNAMAVGLFRPGEKVFLSKAKGVGNLVVYAGAKTGRDGVHGASMASESFGQDSEKKRPTIQIGDPFFEKLLIEACLEVMEQDLVVAIQDMGAAGLTSSSFEMASKGGVGFNLHLDRVPLRDSSLTPEDILLSESQERMLLVVEPNKLGKVEALFRRWGLDAVAIGDVTADKRMKLYWKGDLLTDIDPELLTEHAPMYERPYEAWSPKNRVAEVSEVSVKKDQDQSVKDLILAALSSPQGTSREFIYRQYDGHVGASTAADCHESVGVVRLKDSGRGLGVVLGCRPQMMRLDANEGGADAVAYPALELAAKGFEALAVTDCLNFGNPERVPVMSSFVASLKGMNDVCRALETPIISGNVSFYNETEGRNITPTPSTGVVGLRPSVNRLPKSHFQAVGESVYILRWPLFTSTGVLGENAAEVKAIGSLTSPEALSQLKTACYTLRQLTQGSDGLVSASRIVGKFGLAYALAKMTLQNNIGIQVSEESLQFLRWNQNDRRPLSSLLFCENNYEVVLVSKEAPTAFAARVKSLGCPVVMTLGTTGGDQLQLGKELSLSLKILKDTYENGWVKAFKSLPAKG; translated from the coding sequence ATGGGCCAAGACGCGCGCACAAATGACGACCTGGAAACAAAACTTAAACACTATCGACTTAATCGCGATGAGCATCGAAGAATGGCGGGCCTCCTTGGGCGCGAGCCTGCTGGCGTCGAGTGGGCGCTGTTTTCGGCGATGTGGAGTGAGCATTGTTCGTATAAGAGTTCACGCGTCCACCTGAAAGGAATTTTTAATAATTCGCCACGAGTTCTGCAAAGTTTTGGTGAAAATGCAGGAGTCGTCGATCTAGGCGAAGGCGAACGAGTGGCGTTCAAAATTGAAAGCCACAATCACCCGAGTTTTATCGAACCGTACCAAGGTGCAGCGACCGGTGTCGGCGGCATTTTGCGGGACATTTTCACGATGGGTGCGCGGCCGATTGCAATTGCCGACTATCTTTGTTTTGGCAGACCCCAGGCTGAACGAATGGAAAAAATTGTTGATGGCGTCGTAAGGGGTATTGGCGGCTATGGTAACCCGGTCGGTGTTCCCACAATTACGGGACAAACAGAATTCGATTCTAGCTATGATAAAAACGTTCTCGTGAACGCCATGGCTGTTGGCCTGTTTCGCCCAGGTGAAAAAGTATTTCTGTCGAAAGCAAAAGGCGTTGGCAATCTTGTTGTTTATGCGGGTGCGAAAACGGGGCGTGACGGAGTTCACGGTGCAAGCATGGCATCGGAAAGTTTTGGGCAGGATTCGGAAAAGAAACGACCGACAATTCAAATCGGTGATCCCTTCTTTGAAAAGTTACTCATCGAAGCGTGTCTTGAGGTGATGGAACAAGATTTGGTTGTAGCAATCCAAGACATGGGTGCTGCCGGGCTTACGAGTTCTTCTTTCGAAATGGCTTCAAAGGGTGGCGTAGGATTTAATCTTCATCTTGATCGGGTTCCACTTCGTGATTCTTCGCTGACTCCCGAAGACATATTATTGAGCGAAAGCCAGGAGCGAATGCTTTTGGTCGTAGAACCGAACAAACTTGGAAAAGTCGAAGCTCTTTTCCGGCGGTGGGGCCTTGACGCAGTCGCAATTGGCGACGTCACAGCCGATAAGCGAATGAAGCTTTATTGGAAAGGTGATCTGCTGACGGATATCGATCCAGAACTTTTGACAGAGCATGCGCCGATGTACGAACGGCCTTATGAAGCGTGGTCGCCCAAAAACCGCGTTGCCGAGGTAAGCGAAGTTTCGGTTAAAAAGGATCAAGATCAATCGGTGAAAGATCTCATATTGGCTGCCCTCTCTTCGCCCCAGGGGACCTCGAGAGAGTTTATCTATCGGCAATATGACGGACATGTTGGAGCGTCCACAGCGGCCGATTGCCATGAGTCAGTGGGAGTAGTTCGATTAAAAGATTCCGGTCGAGGCCTCGGCGTCGTTCTTGGGTGCCGACCGCAGATGATGCGACTCGATGCTAACGAGGGGGGCGCGGACGCAGTGGCGTACCCTGCGTTAGAACTTGCTGCAAAGGGATTCGAAGCCCTGGCAGTGACCGACTGTTTGAACTTCGGCAACCCCGAGCGCGTTCCGGTGATGAGTTCATTCGTCGCAAGTCTGAAAGGTATGAATGACGTCTGTCGAGCGCTGGAGACTCCGATCATCAGTGGAAACGTCAGTTTCTACAATGAAACAGAAGGCCGAAATATCACGCCAACTCCATCAACCGGCGTAGTTGGTTTAAGACCGTCCGTTAACCGCCTGCCGAAAAGTCATTTTCAGGCTGTCGGTGAATCTGTTTATATTTTGCGATGGCCACTGTTCACTTCAACTGGTGTGTTGGGTGAAAATGCAGCTGAAGTGAAGGCGATTGGATCACTCACTTCGCCCGAGGCGCTTTCGCAGTTGAAAACCGCTTGCTATACTCTGCGACAATTGACCCAAGGATCAGACGGTCTAGTTTCGGCGTCGCGTATCGTGGGAAAGTTTGGCCTCGCCTACGCTTTGGCGAAAATGACATTGCAAAATAATATCGGAATTCAAGTTTCGGAAGAGTCCTTGCAGTTCTTGCGCTGGAATCAAAACGATCGACGACCGCTTTCGAGTCTACTTTTCTGTGAAAATAATTACGAAGTTGTTTTGGTTTCAAAAGAGGCCCCAACAGCTTTTGCCGCTCGAGTTAAGAGCCTGGGTTGCCCGGTTGTGATGACGCTTGGGACGACGGGTGGCGACCAATTGCAGTTGGGAAAAGAATTGAGTCTTTCGCTGAAGATACTAAAAGACACTTATGAAAACGGCTGGGTGAAGGCGTTTAAGTCTTTGCCGGCCAAAGGATAA
- a CDS encoding serine hydrolase has product MSSESQFLSKLDAWRSQDGGTWSEATPSFQIQVFEKGKLQIDLAFGDRYRFYDWASLTKMVFSTTSAMMAIEDGELKLSDTLADWIPELGPAPIFQTLRVKHLLTHSAGMTWWKPFFKMLDRARLADHESAWSKLFSEVVKDAKKSASSGNLEMASQGRAIYSDLDFFLLGEVLRRATLAGFPRRWSTIAERLELFETCFHVERKSQIVLPYGARLGSLLKKQTAPTEIDLRRGKKPLQGYVHDENTSALHGVAPHAGLFGPIHDLSLYGLELRKLALGKKSKLPRSGISFLRRSMKREKGDWATGFMMPTKGSASCGSRFDLSSIGHTGFTGTSMWFDPKNDRLISILSNRICPSRKNTRFLELRPALHTMAVDSL; this is encoded by the coding sequence GTGAGCAGTGAAAGTCAGTTTCTATCGAAGTTGGATGCCTGGCGATCACAAGACGGTGGCACCTGGTCTGAGGCGACGCCCAGCTTTCAAATTCAAGTGTTTGAAAAGGGAAAGCTTCAGATAGATCTCGCATTTGGTGATCGTTACAGATTTTACGATTGGGCTTCGCTAACGAAGATGGTTTTTTCGACGACCTCGGCCATGATGGCGATCGAAGACGGTGAGTTGAAGCTATCGGATACACTTGCCGATTGGATCCCTGAACTCGGCCCTGCGCCGATATTTCAAACGTTAAGAGTTAAACATCTTCTCACTCACTCCGCCGGTATGACCTGGTGGAAACCGTTTTTCAAAATGTTAGATCGTGCACGACTCGCAGATCACGAATCCGCTTGGTCGAAGCTATTTAGCGAGGTCGTGAAGGACGCAAAAAAATCCGCGAGCAGTGGCAATTTAGAAATGGCTAGTCAGGGCCGCGCCATTTATTCAGATCTCGATTTTTTTCTATTGGGTGAAGTCTTACGGCGAGCCACGCTTGCTGGATTTCCGCGACGCTGGTCGACCATTGCCGAGCGCCTAGAGCTTTTCGAGACTTGCTTTCACGTTGAGCGCAAGTCGCAGATCGTTCTTCCCTATGGTGCGAGACTTGGGAGCCTGCTAAAGAAACAGACTGCTCCGACGGAGATTGATTTGCGTCGCGGGAAAAAACCATTGCAAGGGTATGTGCACGATGAAAATACGAGCGCCCTTCATGGAGTCGCGCCGCATGCGGGTCTCTTTGGACCGATTCACGATTTGTCGCTGTATGGTCTTGAGCTTCGAAAACTTGCCTTAGGAAAAAAATCGAAGCTTCCACGATCGGGTATCAGTTTTCTAAGGCGGTCGATGAAGCGAGAAAAAGGCGATTGGGCAACTGGGTTTATGATGCCGACGAAGGGTTCCGCCAGTTGCGGATCGCGATTTGATCTGTCTAGCATTGGCCACACGGGGTTCACCGGTACATCGATGTGGTTTGATCCAAAGAATGATCGTTTGATTTCCATTCTTTCAAACCGCATTTGTCCCAGCAGAAAGAACACGAGATTTTTAGAGCTCCGACCAGCACTTCACACAATGGCCGTAGATTCACTGTAA